The following coding sequences lie in one Psychrobacter arenosus genomic window:
- a CDS encoding HU family DNA-binding protein: MNKSELIDNIAEKSGLNKTQAGDALNALIESVGEALENDDSISLVGFGTFSVKDRKARTGRNPKTGDPLEIPASKVPSFKAGKNLKDRLNK, from the coding sequence ATGAATAAATCAGAATTGATTGACAACATCGCTGAAAAAAGCGGCCTAAATAAAACTCAAGCTGGTGATGCCTTGAACGCCTTGATCGAAAGCGTTGGTGAAGCTCTTGAAAATGACGACAGCATTTCACTAGTAGGTTTCGGTACTTTTAGCGTAAAAGACCGTAAAGCCCGTACTGGCCGTAACCCTAAGACTGGCGATCCACTCGAGATTCCAGCCAGCAAAGTACCTAGCTTTAAAGCAGGTAAAAACCTAAAAGACCGTTTAAACAAATAA
- a CDS encoding Rrf2 family transcriptional regulator, giving the protein MRLTTRGRYAVTALLDLALQNSQQESAVSLSDIAKRQSISISYLEQLFSKLRKRGLVTSIRGASGGYYLAKPLDEIDVMSIISAVDESVNAMQCEGRGDCQGGAMCLTHDLWCALSNHIEQYLKNITLAQLLDLESVQSVSERQHLIAGKDITSITLSTSEVNPA; this is encoded by the coding sequence ATGCGTTTAACAACTCGGGGTAGGTACGCGGTTACCGCGCTACTAGATTTAGCGCTACAAAATAGCCAGCAAGAAAGCGCCGTATCACTCTCTGATATTGCTAAGCGGCAGTCAATCTCGATCTCTTATCTCGAGCAACTGTTCTCCAAATTGCGTAAGCGCGGTTTGGTGACCAGTATTCGCGGCGCGTCAGGGGGCTATTATTTGGCCAAACCCTTGGATGAAATCGATGTCATGAGTATAATCTCTGCGGTCGATGAGTCAGTCAATGCGATGCAATGCGAGGGTCGTGGTGACTGTCAAGGCGGGGCGATGTGCCTGACTCACGATCTTTGGTGCGCCCTATCGAACCATATAGAGCAGTATCTTAAAAATATTACGCTCGCTCAATTACTGGACCTAGAAAGCGTCCAATCCGTCTCTGAACGCCAGCATTTAATTGCTGGCAAAGACATTACTTCTATTACTTTATCGACCAGCGAGGTGAACCCAGCATGA
- a CDS encoding IscS subfamily cysteine desulfurase: protein MSQTNHLIYLDYAATTPVDQQVAQKMMQYLTVDGIFGNPASRSHGYGWQAEEAVETARQQIAELIHADPREIVFTSGATESDNLALKGVAHFYQSRGKHIITSKIEHKAILDTCRELEQEGFEITYLEPQPGTGMILPEQVKDALREDTILVSLMMVNNELGTITDVAAIGEITREAGVIFHVDGAQSVGKVKVNLEEMKIDLMSFSGHKVYGPKGIGALFVRRKPRIRLKAEQHGGGHERGMRSGTLATHQIVAMGEAFRIVSERFEQDHAHAAKLRQKLWDGLQDIEEIYLNGDLEHSVPHIANISFNFVEGESLMMSLKDLAVSSGSACTSATLEPSYVLRAIGRSDELAHSSIRFSFGRYTTEEDIDTVIKQMHEAVDKLRALSPLWDMYQEGVDLDSVEWAEH, encoded by the coding sequence ATGAGTCAAACCAACCATTTAATCTACCTTGATTACGCCGCAACCACTCCTGTGGATCAGCAAGTAGCACAAAAAATGATGCAGTATTTAACGGTAGATGGCATCTTCGGCAACCCCGCTTCACGCTCGCATGGCTACGGCTGGCAAGCAGAAGAAGCGGTAGAAACAGCGCGTCAGCAAATTGCTGAGCTGATTCATGCCGATCCAAGAGAAATTGTTTTCACTTCTGGCGCAACAGAATCTGACAACTTAGCCCTAAAAGGTGTCGCTCATTTTTATCAGAGCCGCGGCAAACATATCATTACCAGTAAAATTGAGCATAAAGCGATTTTAGATACTTGTCGTGAGCTTGAGCAAGAAGGTTTTGAGATTACCTATTTAGAGCCACAACCAGGCACCGGTATGATTTTGCCAGAACAAGTTAAAGACGCGCTACGTGAAGATACTATCTTAGTCTCTTTGATGATGGTGAATAATGAGTTAGGCACTATTACGGATGTGGCCGCTATTGGCGAAATCACTCGTGAAGCTGGCGTTATCTTCCATGTGGATGGTGCCCAGTCTGTTGGTAAAGTTAAAGTCAATTTAGAAGAAATGAAAATCGACTTAATGAGCTTTTCAGGTCACAAAGTCTATGGTCCTAAAGGTATTGGTGCTCTATTTGTGCGCCGTAAGCCCCGTATCCGTTTAAAAGCTGAGCAACACGGCGGTGGTCATGAGCGTGGTATGCGTTCGGGCACCCTAGCTACCCATCAAATCGTTGCTATGGGCGAAGCCTTCCGTATCGTAAGCGAGCGTTTTGAGCAAGACCATGCGCATGCGGCTAAGCTGCGTCAGAAGCTTTGGGATGGCCTACAAGATATCGAAGAAATCTATTTAAATGGTGATCTTGAGCACAGCGTACCGCACATTGCTAATATCAGCTTTAACTTCGTTGAAGGCGAGTCACTCATGATGTCGCTTAAAGACTTGGCGGTTTCTTCAGGTTCAGCTTGTACCTCAGCGACCCTTGAGCCCTCTTACGTCCTGCGCGCTATTGGTCGCTCTGATGAATTGGCTCACAGCTCTATCCGCTTTAGTTTCGGCCGCTACACTACCGAAGAAGATATCGATACTGTTATCAAGCAAATGCACGAAGCCGTTGATAAACTACGCGCCCTATCCCCTCTTTGGGATATGTATCAAGAAGGTGTCGATTTAGATTCGGTCGAATGGGCAGAGCATTAA
- the iscU gene encoding Fe-S cluster assembly scaffold IscU, which produces MAYSDKVIDHYENPRNVGNLDKNAANVGTGMVGAPACGDVMRLQIQVNDDGIIEDARFKTYGCGSAIASSSLVTEWLKGKTLDQAGTIKNKDIAEELALPPVKVHCSVLAEDAIKAAISDYQAKHTPADA; this is translated from the coding sequence ATGGCTTATAGCGATAAAGTTATTGACCATTACGAAAACCCACGCAACGTTGGCAACCTTGATAAAAATGCTGCAAACGTTGGTACTGGTATGGTCGGCGCTCCCGCTTGTGGTGACGTTATGCGCTTACAGATCCAAGTTAATGATGATGGCATCATTGAAGACGCCCGTTTTAAAACTTACGGTTGTGGTTCTGCCATTGCTTCAAGCTCGCTCGTTACTGAGTGGCTAAAGGGCAAGACGCTAGACCAAGCTGGCACTATCAAAAACAAAGATATTGCTGAAGAGTTGGCGTTGCCACCGGTGAAAGTGCATTGCTCAGTATTAGCAGAAGATGCGATCAAAGCCGCTATCAGTGATTATCAAGCAAAGCACACGCCTGCTGATGCTTAA
- the iscA gene encoding iron-sulfur cluster assembly protein IscA, whose translation MIELTERAAKHIRDFLDNRGKGEGIRVGIRTAGCSGLAYVLEFVDEPDANDERFVSQDVSIFVDPKSMVYLNGLHMDYVVEGLNEGFRFSNPNQKGECGCGESFTV comes from the coding sequence ATGATTGAATTGACTGAACGCGCAGCAAAACACATCCGAGATTTTTTAGACAATCGTGGTAAAGGCGAAGGTATCCGCGTAGGTATTCGTACTGCAGGCTGTTCAGGGCTAGCTTATGTCTTAGAATTTGTCGATGAGCCGGATGCTAATGATGAGCGTTTTGTAAGCCAAGATGTTAGTATATTCGTCGATCCAAAAAGCATGGTTTATCTCAATGGCTTACATATGGACTATGTCGTTGAAGGCCTGAACGAAGGGTTTAGATTTAGCAATCCAAACCAAAAGGGCGAGTGTGGTTGTGGTGAGTCATTCACCGTATAA
- the hscB gene encoding Fe-S protein assembly co-chaperone HscB, with product MAIDSAKATTNETAAKATTNETAAKKPAQFSDFFALFGLPVQFAIDRGTLDTQYRALQKKYHPDNQSQQPTANASGVSAVINHAYQTLKMPDSRATYLLEMQDKAETLDNSIADLDFLDDAMTLRIDLDDAIQEQSLPQLNQIKPLVAARLEQQSARFEQAYNEQNWSDACDAAQKLKFLVKLNIDVLAGIDTIANQADAGDDDLYV from the coding sequence ATGGCTATCGACTCTGCAAAGGCCACTACTAACGAGACTGCTGCAAAGGCCACTACTAACGAGACTGCTGCAAAAAAACCAGCGCAATTTAGTGATTTCTTCGCTTTGTTTGGTTTACCGGTACAGTTTGCTATAGACAGGGGAACTCTGGATACGCAATATCGCGCTTTACAAAAAAAATATCATCCTGACAATCAATCGCAGCAGCCTACCGCTAATGCTAGTGGGGTATCCGCTGTGATTAATCATGCCTATCAAACCTTAAAAATGCCTGACAGTCGTGCGACTTATTTATTAGAGATGCAAGATAAAGCTGAGACTTTAGACAACTCTATTGCTGACTTAGATTTTTTAGATGATGCTATGACCCTGCGTATTGATTTAGATGATGCCATTCAGGAGCAGTCGCTACCTCAGCTAAATCAAATTAAACCTTTAGTGGCAGCGCGTTTAGAGCAGCAATCTGCTCGCTTTGAGCAAGCCTATAATGAGCAAAATTGGTCAGACGCTTGCGATGCTGCACAAAAATTAAAATTCCTAGTAAAACTTAATATTGATGTTTTAGCCGGGATAGATACGATTGCCAATCAGGCAGATGCCGGTGATGATGACTTATATGTCTAA
- the hscA gene encoding Fe-S protein assembly chaperone HscA — translation MSLLQIAEPNQSSKPHEHRYGIGIDLGTTHSLVAVVRSGKAKIIEASDPADTLLSSVVHYPESGAPLVGQAALAHRSDDSASTIISAKRFMGRSQADIKFSHPYTLSGDADAMPTFVTAQGNISPVAVSAQILNTLYQRAAASLPADSIEGAVITVPAYFDEAQRQATKDAAAAAGINVLRLLNEPTAAAIAYGLDNVTDTNASADDSATPSARYYLIYDLGGGTFDVSILKLTDGVFEVLATGGNSALGGDDIDRLLANWLIQQAGIEPSAVSSHDKSELARLAKTYKQQLTEQEQVAVDITVNGSHWQGQLTAATLIQIITPVTRRTLQVCEQVLRDADLDKAALDEVILVGGSTRMPAIQALVGEFFATEPLCRHNPDEVVALGAAQAAHQLVNGSDDSLLLLDVTPLSLGLETMGGLVEVIIPRNTPIPVKKRQVFTTYKDGQNGMVIHVVQGERETVADCRTLGRFELFGIPPMKAGFARIEVTFSIDANGQLTVSAQETTTGTASEIEITPAYGLSDEQKEQLLLAGFQYAEQDKQARALIETKVEAEREVLALESALQDFSGLLSAAEISALQQNIAGVKASLDSADQAEIEQAQAALKPGSDAFAARIMDQSVKTTMAGTKTDQW, via the coding sequence ATGTCTTTATTACAAATTGCTGAGCCCAATCAAAGTTCTAAACCTCATGAACATCGTTATGGCATCGGCATCGATTTGGGAACCACCCATTCATTGGTTGCCGTCGTACGCTCTGGTAAAGCAAAAATTATAGAAGCCAGTGATCCTGCAGATACCCTATTATCCTCTGTCGTTCATTATCCTGAGTCAGGGGCGCCTCTAGTAGGACAAGCGGCTTTAGCCCACCGTAGTGACGACTCAGCCAGTACGATTATCTCTGCCAAACGCTTTATGGGCCGTAGCCAAGCGGATATCAAATTTTCTCATCCTTATACGCTCAGTGGTGACGCTGATGCTATGCCTACTTTTGTGACCGCTCAAGGGAATATTTCTCCTGTAGCCGTCTCTGCGCAAATATTAAATACGCTGTACCAACGTGCTGCTGCTAGCTTGCCTGCAGACAGTATTGAAGGCGCGGTGATTACTGTACCCGCTTATTTTGATGAAGCTCAACGCCAAGCGACTAAAGATGCAGCGGCGGCAGCAGGTATTAATGTTTTACGCTTACTAAATGAACCTACTGCGGCAGCTATCGCTTATGGTTTGGATAACGTTACTGATACTAATGCTAGTGCTGATGACAGCGCTACGCCCTCAGCAAGATATTATTTAATTTACGATTTAGGGGGCGGTACTTTTGACGTCTCTATTCTTAAATTAACGGATGGGGTGTTCGAAGTCTTAGCGACAGGTGGCAATAGTGCTTTAGGCGGGGATGATATCGACCGTCTGTTGGCGAATTGGTTAATTCAGCAAGCGGGTATCGAGCCTAGTGCTGTAAGTAGCCATGACAAATCAGAGTTGGCACGCCTTGCAAAAACTTATAAGCAGCAATTGACCGAGCAAGAGCAAGTTGCGGTAGACATTACGGTCAATGGCAGCCACTGGCAAGGGCAGTTAACAGCTGCAACCTTAATTCAGATTATTACGCCGGTAACTCGCCGCACGCTGCAAGTTTGTGAACAAGTACTGCGCGATGCCGATTTGGATAAAGCAGCTTTAGATGAGGTTATCTTAGTCGGTGGCTCTACTCGTATGCCAGCCATTCAAGCTTTAGTGGGTGAGTTCTTCGCGACTGAGCCATTATGCCGTCATAATCCCGATGAAGTAGTGGCGCTTGGTGCAGCTCAAGCTGCCCATCAATTGGTCAATGGTAGCGATGACAGCCTATTGCTACTCGACGTCACGCCTTTGTCTCTAGGATTAGAGACTATGGGTGGCTTAGTAGAAGTGATTATCCCGCGCAACACCCCTATCCCTGTCAAAAAACGCCAAGTCTTTACCACTTATAAAGATGGCCAAAACGGCATGGTCATTCACGTGGTCCAAGGCGAGCGTGAGACGGTAGCGGACTGTCGTACATTAGGCCGCTTTGAATTGTTTGGCATTCCTCCTATGAAGGCTGGCTTTGCTCGTATTGAAGTCACCTTTAGTATTGATGCGAATGGCCAGCTGACCGTGAGTGCGCAAGAGACGACTACAGGCACGGCTAGCGAAATCGAAATTACTCCGGCTTATGGGCTATCCGATGAGCAAAAAGAACAGCTGCTATTGGCCGGTTTCCAGTATGCTGAGCAGGACAAACAAGCGCGGGCTCTGATTGAAACTAAAGTGGAAGCTGAGCGTGAAGTATTAGCGCTAGAATCTGCCCTACAGGATTTTTCTGGCTTACTTAGCGCTGCTGAGATTAGCGCATTACAGCAAAATATTGCGGGCGTTAAAGCGTCATTGGACTCTGCAGACCAAGCTGAGATTGAGCAGGCTCAAGCTGCCTTAAAACCCGGTAGCGATGCTTTTGCTGCACGTATCATGGATCAAAGCGTTAAAACCACGATGGCGGGCACTAAAACAGACCAGTGGTAA
- the fdx gene encoding ISC system 2Fe-2S type ferredoxin, with product MPKITVLPHFEICPEGAEVELADGVNLCEGLLEQGIKIEHACEMSKACTTCHVVVRKGFNSLEEMDDIEADLLDRAWGLEPDSRLSCQCILDGEDLTIEIPKYTLNHAKENH from the coding sequence ATGCCAAAAATTACCGTACTGCCCCATTTTGAAATTTGCCCTGAAGGTGCTGAAGTTGAGTTAGCGGACGGCGTTAACTTATGCGAAGGCTTATTAGAGCAAGGGATTAAAATCGAACATGCCTGTGAGATGTCAAAGGCTTGTACGACTTGTCACGTTGTGGTGCGCAAAGGCTTTAATAGCTTAGAAGAGATGGATGATATCGAGGCTGATTTATTAGACCGCGCTTGGGGACTAGAGCCAGATTCACGCCTATCTTGTCAGTGTATTTTAGACGGCGAAGATTTAACGATAGAGATTCCAAAATATACTCTAAACCATGCGAAAGAAAATCATTAA
- a CDS encoding adenylate/guanylate cyclase domain-containing protein — MLFFTSPTHKPPLEPTTFSNLEYPELFILIIISLLLFLQADSAVFEYTLFLSVAILSFLLLLYTYFRQVSLYTTALSVKLVAIVMGSLQFSPILAIGLATLLCIRLLKTQSYARLPLVLFAMLSMVVWYFISIQLRPTGLRLPANLGITSLILLLSLVGVVWQFAQLQRQFIEQRKIGEESRERVATMVSVISKLIRFLPPQLWQPITKSNAPISVTNKRAKLSVLFSDIAGFTELSDALSPDTLAEVLNLYMESMTAIAKRHGAVLDKFIGDGLVCFFGEPHGEGSRQDAINCVAMAIDMRREMRTLRHQWRLLGFEGLYIRIGIATGYCHVGNFGSDSRMSYTLIGREVNLAARLEAAAQKGEILISEATYDYVCHEYECVAAALQPLKGFDEEVSAWQVLDPDMSKQQHSKWVDHDLPGFNLHLNFKDIKNYDYEVIRRHLSQALEQMEKQEGSDHDAEP, encoded by the coding sequence ATGCTGTTTTTTACTTCACCGACTCACAAGCCTCCCTTAGAGCCTACTACCTTCAGTAATCTTGAATATCCTGAATTATTCATTCTTATTATAATATCCTTACTGCTATTTCTGCAGGCTGACTCCGCCGTCTTCGAATACACGCTGTTTCTTAGCGTCGCTATTCTTAGCTTCTTGTTACTCCTCTATACTTATTTTCGTCAAGTTAGCCTTTATACTACCGCGCTATCGGTGAAGTTGGTTGCCATAGTGATGGGTAGCTTACAATTCTCACCAATCCTAGCTATTGGCCTAGCGACGCTACTCTGTATCCGCCTGTTAAAGACTCAATCGTATGCCCGTCTGCCTCTAGTGCTATTTGCCATGCTAAGCATGGTAGTTTGGTATTTTATCAGTATTCAGCTGCGACCCACAGGTCTACGACTGCCTGCAAACCTTGGTATAACCTCGCTAATACTGTTGTTGAGCTTAGTTGGGGTAGTATGGCAATTCGCACAATTGCAGCGGCAATTTATTGAGCAGCGTAAAATTGGCGAAGAGTCTCGCGAGCGGGTGGCCACTATGGTCTCAGTAATCAGCAAACTCATCCGTTTTTTGCCGCCCCAGCTTTGGCAGCCAATCACCAAGAGTAATGCTCCTATTAGCGTCACCAATAAACGCGCTAAGCTCTCGGTATTATTTTCGGACATAGCGGGATTCACTGAGTTGTCTGACGCACTAAGCCCCGATACGCTAGCGGAGGTATTAAATCTATATATGGAGAGTATGACCGCGATTGCGAAACGTCATGGGGCGGTATTAGATAAATTCATTGGCGATGGGTTGGTCTGTTTCTTTGGCGAGCCCCATGGTGAAGGCAGTCGACAAGATGCTATCAACTGTGTGGCCATGGCAATTGATATGCGCCGAGAGATGCGTACCTTGCGCCATCAATGGCGGCTATTAGGGTTTGAAGGCTTGTATATTCGTATAGGGATTGCGACAGGGTATTGTCACGTGGGCAATTTTGGTAGTGACTCTAGAATGAGCTATACCTTGATAGGCCGTGAGGTTAATCTAGCCGCCCGTTTAGAAGCCGCTGCCCAAAAAGGTGAGATTCTGATTAGTGAAGCGACTTATGACTATGTCTGTCATGAGTATGAGTGTGTAGCCGCTGCTCTACAACCCCTCAAAGGTTTTGATGAGGAGGTAAGTGCTTGGCAAGTCTTAGACCCTGATATGAGCAAGCAGCAGCACTCTAAGTGGGTGGATCACGATCTACCAGGATTTAATCTCCATCTTAATTTTAAAGATATTAAAAACTATGACTATGAGGTAATTCGCCGGCATTTAAGCCAAGCTTTAGAGCAGATGGAAAAACAAGAGGGTAGCGATCATGATGCGGAGCCTTAA
- a CDS encoding HIT domain-containing protein → MFQLHPTLAQDTFLVGDFPLSTCRLMNDCQFPWLILVPRISGIKELYEMSDSEQVQFLRESSWLSSQLAKTFQADKMNVAALGNQVPQLHFHHIVRYQNDIKWPSPVWGTPAVPYTNEVLAQMQQTLMMALRGHHQMPFDWKM, encoded by the coding sequence ATGTTCCAATTACACCCTACCTTAGCTCAAGATACTTTTTTAGTCGGTGATTTCCCATTGTCTACTTGTCGTTTGATGAATGATTGCCAATTTCCTTGGCTGATTCTGGTGCCGCGCATTAGTGGCATCAAAGAGTTGTATGAGATGTCAGACAGTGAGCAAGTTCAATTTTTACGTGAGTCTAGTTGGTTATCCAGCCAGTTGGCAAAAACTTTCCAAGCCGATAAAATGAATGTCGCCGCGCTGGGTAACCAAGTGCCGCAATTACATTTCCATCATATCGTACGTTATCAAAACGATATTAAATGGCCAAGCCCAGTGTGGGGCACGCCAGCCGTCCCTTATACCAACGAAGTGTTGGCGCAGATGCAGCAGACGCTAATGATGGCTTTACGCGGTCACCATCAAATGCCTTTTGATTGGAAAATGTAG